Part of the Antedon mediterranea chromosome 6, ecAntMedi1.1, whole genome shotgun sequence genome, TTGTAGATgatcaaaaatgaaatacataatataaataactCACTCAGTTGATTATCTAGAACCATATTCGTACACGAAGAAAGTACTTATTAAATAATCGTaatattgcacgccatgtgacccacaatgaCAGGAATgatatttaggtgttatataatatacaaataatgaatgtttatgagtgcaatggtacaaataatggcacgaggtgaatgatgaaaggttatatcaacgaggcaaagccgagttgatataacctttcttcattcaccaagtgccattatttgtaccattacacgaatacaaaacattcattatttgtttatttatttattatttgttcacTTATGTATCTGTTTAATTAACAATCACTTCTTAATTTTACGTCACAGTAATTTCCCAACACTTAGACAAATAGTTATTCAATCTCAACATAATATTggtgtattatatttttatattaaatcttGAATCTATcatacaattttataattacaattaGTTTTAATTCATTTAGATATTTAAAGTAGAACATTATATTGATGACAGTAGATCATCATTGGATAGCTTTCTAATTGTTGACACCCTGAACTAACATTTTGGGTTGTAGGTCGTAGTGGACCTAATCTACTAAGGAAATCGATGGAGGAAACATACCATATCCGATATGCgttgatatttttaattcaatttttgttaTATGATTTTTGAAATTTAGCTCTTGGTCTTTTAAAACACTTAGGAATTTGGTTTGCTTAACATTAGGAATTATTTGAACACCTATCAGAATTTGATGAGAATCTTCGGTCAGTTTTTTGTGACTAAATCCAAACATCATAAAGTTGAATTTTTTTTAGGCTTATTGAAAGTTTATTCACATTAATGTAAtcattgatattaattaattcttacATAAAAGTTTGAAATGGACTCAACGTTaacatatttgtataaaataaagtaGTATAATCTGATAAAGATAACAAGTAAGGATATGCGTTTGGTTAATCATTGATATTTaccaaggccatatacatgactGCAGTCGCTCAagtagtgtttaccgaccaaacCGACCGACTGGCCGACATAGTGAGATGTAGattcgcgttgcacgcgactaaaataAAGAGGGTTAGGACCATAGGGGGGACACCACATGCGATAGGCTTGACACCACATGCGATAGGCTTAAGATCATAGGAATGATTGTTACATAAGTACACTGAAATCTATTTGGTTAGTAACTGTTTAAAACTTTAAGAGCAACACCACGGATACCATCATTTGAaagttttgaaatttaaaaatacgaCCATCAATCGATCAAACACTGTTTGTTGCTTAGCTTGGGCAAACAGATTACGTTTTAGGGTAAGATCCTCTTGAATAGTATCGCAGAGCCTTTTAATTTCATTCGTACTGTTATAAAGTGTCTTCGACTTCTATATGAAGTAAATAATTATTGGAGAGCTAATACTGCCGGTCGTCGTCTTAGCGCAAAGGTACGTAACTAATAAACGGCTATGTCCGTCTTCCTTCCCTAACCGTCCTGTTTCGTAAAGTCCTTAATGGCCTAGGTCGACGTGCTTTCGTCCTGTTCGGTGAGAACGGTCAATGTCGTGTACGTTGATGTCTACTAGAAGCTTGTTGCTTGCTAATTTGCTAATTCATCAGCAGTGTTTTCTTTGTCAGATTCTGGTATTTCAAAAAGTCTGATGTTGCTACTGCGTGAATATGGCTCTAGATCATCAACTGAGTGAGTTGTTTATATTATGCATTTCATTTTTGATCATCTACAATGGAGCTGATGAAcacaaattaatttgttaaatccGCTATTTTGATTTCACAAATAAACGTGTACggtgttaaaagtacagcatttatgcAGACAGCAACGTGGATAACTTTCTATAGTTATACAGATATCACCTagggacagtagcagaatcggttGCTCTATAATTGActcaagattttttttaacggtTTTGTTAAgttaatacatttttcatttgaaaatgTATCCAAAATTTGTTTACCAGTAAGTTCAGCAATTGATGGTCCATTAAAAGCTTTTTTGATGTTATGAGTGAAAGCATATCTTGGCTGTTCATGAATTCCGACAAAGTCGAGCGAGCTTGTTGGGACTGCCGTGTAAACGGGCCAGTTGAGGCGGGAGTTTCCTTCGAGTTAGATGCCATGAGGCTAGCATTTACACACAAACTATAATTGTTTTGTAGGCTAAATCACAGTTTAGTTTTGGTACTCAGTCTTTACACAAGATAGGATTATTTAAGACTAATTTAAGatttaatgcattttaaatCATTACAGAATGAGCATTTTTGGCGTACACGTTCAAATGGGGGaccaaatgattttttttagtccATCAGCTCCGTTGTAGATgatcaaaaatgaaatacataatataaataactCACTCAGTTGATGATCTAGAACCATATTCGTACACGAAGAAAGTACTTATTAAATAATCGTaatattgcacgccatgtgacccacaatgaCAGGAATgatatttaggtgttatataatatacaaataatgaatgtttatgagtgcaatggtacaaataatggcacgaggtgaatgatgaaaggttatatcaacgaggcaaagccgagttgatataacctttcttcattcaccaagtgccattatttgtaccattacacgaatacaaaacattcattatttgtttatttatttattatttgttcacTTATGTATCTGTTTAATTAACAATCACTTCTTAATTTTACGTCACAGTAATTTCCCAACACTTAGACAAATAGTTATTCAATCTCAACATAATATTggtgtattatatttttatattaaatcttGAATCTATcatacaattttataattacaattaGTTTTAATTCATTTAGATATTTAAAGTAGAACATTATATTGATGACAGTAGATCATCATTGGATAGCTTTCTAATTGTTGACACCCTGAACTAACATTTTGGGTTGTAGGTCGTAGTGGACCTAATCTACTAAGGAAATCGATGGAGGAAACATACCATATCCGAACGTCCTGGCATGCGCACAAATAACTACACCACTAATTCCCAGATCCTAGATTACTCCATATCAAAAGCTTCCTTTTCTAGCCCATGCTAACTGATATGTTTAAGTTGGCGgaacaatatatgttttaccAGTCTTATAGCAATATTCCTCAACTTCGGAACTGTCTTCCATAATAACACAGGAACCACCTGCGTAATGATACCCTGTACAGGATGCTATTCCCAGACAAGCGTTTGCACAGTAAAGCAGACTACGACTTCGAAACTCCTTTACTCCTCCCCTAAGACAGGCATCGTCACCATTGACCAACTTGAAGGTTTTGGATTGAGGAACGGCTGacgtaaataaaaacaatatgatGGTTATGGCATAGTATAATACAAATGCTGTAGTCAACTGGTATTTGGTTTCGAAGAAAACAAACTGTTATAATTTTTCTTTGCGACAAAAGGAAAGATCTACAAAACCGAAGAAGTTTAAAAAGATATTGGGTTGGAAAAGGATGGATGAAGTAAGGAGGTAAAGGGACAACCTTCGGataaaagagaagaaaaaaaacgaaGATACATGGAAGATATTATGAGAGACAATGGCTGTAAGAGTTGCCATGAAGGGAGGAAGATCAAAACGAAGATACTAGGGAGGTATTATGACGAACAATGACTGTAAGAGTTGCCATGAAGAGAGGAAAATCAAAACGAAGATACTAGGGAGGCATTATGACGAACAATGGTTGTAAGAGTTGAGATGTAGATCAAGGTCAAAACTATAGTAAGTGAAAAAGAAAGAATGGAGAGAACAGAGAAGTATGTAAGAAGTAAACAATTGAATTCAGTAGAAGAGACAGATAACTTACGAATGCAACGAAAGCCGTCAGAATGAATAGTGTACAGTGGAGGATTACAACCACAGTAGTATCCAGTACCGTTACGGACACAAAATCCTCGCTCATCATCACAACGGTTTAATGTCGAGTTAGCACAAATGTCAAAATCTGTTGAAGAAAATAATATGCAGCAGGTTAACTTATTTACAAGGTTGATCTGGACATGGCGAATATGGAAGATAGAATCCTAGAGTCCGTTcgtgtaatgttttttttaagttggctaaatgataaaaaaataattcagatTAACAACCTAAACATGTGAAACCATCTGAATCCAGCGTATAGCCTTGTAAACATGCGCACGTGTAGTCACCACCATTTGACATACATTGTCCATACGTGTCATCACAGTTATTGAGGGTGGAATTTGAACAAGCATtgactaaaaataaacataataaattcaCTCTTATTAGTTCTACTACAAAAACATACGTGGAAGTTTAACGTACTAGAGTCATGCTAAAAATCATATTCGTCAGTTTTTGAGTACGCGTCAAATGTGTTTTCATGATGCTACTAagagaaattgaattaaaatttaGGCAGTTCCAAAATTGGTTATGAATTGTCATCTTAAATTTAAGAAAAGTTAATAAGCATCATGATAAATGCGTTCGTTCGTTTGCGCGCGCAACGCAcgttagttgaccaatcacaagtgatagTTCGGATGATCACTCACTTCGtggttggtcaaattacttgcgttgcgcctacTTGCCTCCGTTGCGTTTTAGTTGGAAGTAAACTTCTATCCTGCTCTAGACCTTAACTTACTTAAGCAGGTGTGGTTATCGTTTTGCAAAATGTAGTTGGTATCACATCCGCATTTATAACTGATGTCCGTGTCTGTAGGAGTGCAGTATCCATGTTGCTGATCACAGTTATTCAGAGCCGAATCGAAGCATAGATCAACTttaaaatatcagaaaaaaGGTAAGAATAATCACAAACGTCAAGGTTACCTCAGAAGCAATGATGTAGTAATAGAAACGAATGCTTATTCACATCATACGGtacatttacttatttattggttcaatcaaaatatcaatttaagcaaccaaaagtaaaaaaaacaatctGGAACCGTCATTTTAGTCCAAAAAAGGAAAAATCAAACGGAATAATCCTACTGTATATAGGACTCTAAATGGAATTGGTGGTGATATTAGTAACGTTTTAGTGAGTTATGGTTGTAATGCTAATAGTGGTACATCAATACAATGTTTGGCGGTAGCTTTAGTACTGTATTGGTAGTACCGGTACGGATGTCATACCTGTACAAGACTCTCCATCAGTTTTAAGAGTGTAACCAGAGTTACACCCGCAGTAGTAATTAGTACCATTATTGTTGCATACACCATTTGTGACGTCACAAGTATTTCCAAGAGCACAAATATCAGgttctaaaagaaaaaatatccTGTAATGATAACTAATTTTGTAATAAGGTATTACAGTCATATACCAAGGTTAACGTacagtaatataaattattatttatacatcagCTTCTGCTACGGATATCTAGCTGCAAATGCCTGCTTATACTAGGACTATAATGaacgacgataaatagatatacGTTTTCCTtacagaaatcaaaataaattaaaaaggttTTCATATTAGAACTAAAGGATATCCATTGATACTGTATTCAATCAAAATGATTTTTGGTATACACACCTGAGCCAAACACTTGTACTTCACATAGCTGGACAGGTGAATCCGTATTAGTGACCCTCAAATACCTGCCACTGACTGCCGAGCATGACCTTTCAATCTTTGGATTTGCGTAAATATCATCATTTAAGCTAAAAGGTGTACCGCATTGAATGCATGAAGAGTTGTTTGAACCAGTACAAATATTTACGACGGCTGATGCTAGCTGTTCTCTTGAACCATCTACGACAAATTGAGAAATTCGAAACTATTCTTTGTACTGAACAACTTTACAATACAGCATGATTATCGTCTGGAAACAAAAAGCCACAGCCATGTTAAATAAtggataaacaaaaataaatgaatggaaATTAAAACAAAGAGAAAAAATTGTATTTGAGCCGCGGCATAAAGATGAGATGGACATCAAAAGTTGGCTCCAGTTGAAAACACAATGTACCAAGAAAAGACTTGAAATGAAAACGAAGTttgtatacaaattaacatatatttttacCTGCCCTATTGTAAACTCTTATAGTTGTGACGGAGTACAATCTCCCCAAATCCACCATCCACCAATTAAAACTGTTACCCTCTGTGAACAGAAATTACTAATACATGAACACTCCATCCACATTTATTGATACTTATacacatatttttatattttccctttgATGTTTAGTTGCAAGGTGTTCAGTATAAAGAAAGACATCGCTTTCTCTTACCTGTTAACGAGCATGAACCGCGTGTCAAATCGGTATCAAAATTACCGTCAATTGCTCGACTTGCGACATTACCGTCCACTGTTGTGCTCTGTGATGCTACCAGTCC contains:
- the LOC140051937 gene encoding uncharacterized protein; its protein translation is MFSIFVVILFYSGGVASQDEEILDGLVASQSTTVDGNVASRAIDGNFDTDLTRGSCSLTEGNSFNWWMVDLGRLYSVTTIRVYNRADGSREQLASAVVNICTGSNNSSCIQCGTPFSLNDDIYANPKIERSCSAVSGRYLRVTNTDSPVQLCEVQVFGSEPDICALGNTCDVTNGVCNNNGTNYYCGCNSGYTLKTDGESCTVDLCFDSALNNCDQQHGYCTPTDTDISYKCGCDTNYILQNDNHTCLINACSNSTLNNCDDTYGQCMSNGGDYTCACLQGYTLDSDGFTCLDFDICANSTLNRCDDERGFCVRNGTGYYCGCNPPLYTIHSDGFRCIPVPQSKTFKLVNGDDACLRGGVKEFRSRSLLYCANACLGIASCTGYHYAGGSCVIMEDSSEVEEYCYKTGKTYIVPPT